Proteins found in one Venturia canescens isolate UGA chromosome 6, ASM1945775v1, whole genome shotgun sequence genomic segment:
- the Obp59a gene encoding general odorant-binding protein 71 isoform X2 — translation MRILSLNVFFCVVFFLFVDSGESLRCRSGNQQSNDQMHKIMQTCRKKYSSTGNKNENDYTSGENDSSDEDSTSSMSLDEELFFGNSNKRSSGNTSRHGGNNGQSLNGNYGENRRNDRHKQDTNVYNRMSNPSNYTWMNERTSGMSNQNENRYYQNAMQSQNQENNNNRRDRAECMTQCLFDELNMVDQRGFPERGSVIEVMTREIQDPSLRDFIEESISECYHYLKADPNNREKCTFANNLMNCFADKGRDKCEDWEDQ, via the exons ATGAGAATTCTTTCGCTCAATGTCTTTTTCTGTGtggttttcttcctttttgtcGACTCGGGCGAG TCGCTGAGATGCCGTTCCGGAAATCAGCAATCGAATGATCAAATGCACAAGATAATGCAaacttgtcgaaaaaaatattcttcaactggaaataaaaatgagaacgaTTACACGTCGGGTGAAAACGACAGCTCCGATGAAGACTCAACTTCGAGTATGAGTCTCGACGAGGAATTATTTTTCGGCAATAGCAACAAACGATCCAGTGGAAATACTTCGAGACACGGTGGAAATAACGGTCAATCACTCAATGGCAATTATGG GGAAAATCGTCGGAATGATCGGCACAAACAAGACACGAACGTGTATAATCGAATGTCAAATCCGTCAAATTACACGTGGATGAACGAGCGTACCAGTGGTATGTCAAATCAGAACGAAAACCGCTATTACCAGAACGCCATGCAATCTCAAAATCAAGAAAACAACAACAATCGTCGAGATCGAGCAGAG TGTATGACTCAGTGTCTTTTTGACGAATTAAACATGGTCGATCAGCGAGGATTTCCTGAGCGTGGTTCGGTCATAGAAGTCATGACTCGAGAAATACAAGATCCAAGTCTACGTGATTTTATCGAGgaatcgatttccgaatgTTATCATTACTTGAAAGCTGATCCgaataatcgtgaaaaatgcACCTTCGCGAACAACCTCATGAACTGCTTTGCGGACAAAGGACGAGAC aaATGCGAGGATTGGGAAGATCAATAG
- the Obp59a gene encoding odorant-binding protein 59a isoform X3 codes for MHKIMQTCRKKYSSTGNKNENDYTSGENDSSDEDSTSSMSLDEELFFGNSNKRSSGNTSRHGGNNGQSLNGNYGENRRNDRHKQDTNVYNRMSNPSNYTWMNERTSGMSNQNENRYYQNAMQSQNQENNNNRRDRAECMTQCLFDELNMVDQRGFPERGSVIEVMTREIQDPSLRDFIEESISECYHYLKADPNNREKCTFANNLMNCFADKGRDVSCRKMRIHLFTIFFC; via the exons ATGCACAAGATAATGCAaacttgtcgaaaaaaatattcttcaactggaaataaaaatgagaacgaTTACACGTCGGGTGAAAACGACAGCTCCGATGAAGACTCAACTTCGAGTATGAGTCTCGACGAGGAATTATTTTTCGGCAATAGCAACAAACGATCCAGTGGAAATACTTCGAGACACGGTGGAAATAACGGTCAATCACTCAATGGCAATTATGG GGAAAATCGTCGGAATGATCGGCACAAACAAGACACGAACGTGTATAATCGAATGTCAAATCCGTCAAATTACACGTGGATGAACGAGCGTACCAGTGGTATGTCAAATCAGAACGAAAACCGCTATTACCAGAACGCCATGCAATCTCAAAATCAAGAAAACAACAACAATCGTCGAGATCGAGCAGAG TGTATGACTCAGTGTCTTTTTGACGAATTAAACATGGTCGATCAGCGAGGATTTCCTGAGCGTGGTTCGGTCATAGAAGTCATGACTCGAGAAATACAAGATCCAAGTCTACGTGATTTTATCGAGgaatcgatttccgaatgTTATCATTACTTGAAAGCTGATCCgaataatcgtgaaaaatgcACCTTCGCGAACAACCTCATGAACTGCTTTGCGGACAAAGGACGAGACGTGAGttgtagaaaaatgagaatcCATCTGTTCACAATAttcttttgttga
- the Obp59a gene encoding general odorant-binding protein 71 isoform X1: MRILSLNVFFCVVFFLFVDSGESLRCRSGNQQSNDQMHKIMQTCRKKYSSTGNKNENDYTSGENDSSDEDSTSSMSLDEELFFGNSNKRSSGNTSRHGGNNGQSLNGNYGENRRNDRHKQDTNVYNRMSNPSNYTWMNERTSGMSNQNENRYYQNAMQSQNQENNNNRRDRAECMTQCLFDELNMVDQRGFPERGSVIEVMTREIQDPSLRDFIEESISECYHYLKADPNNREKCTFANNLMNCFADKGRDVSCRKMRIHLFTIFFC; the protein is encoded by the exons ATGAGAATTCTTTCGCTCAATGTCTTTTTCTGTGtggttttcttcctttttgtcGACTCGGGCGAG TCGCTGAGATGCCGTTCCGGAAATCAGCAATCGAATGATCAAATGCACAAGATAATGCAaacttgtcgaaaaaaatattcttcaactggaaataaaaatgagaacgaTTACACGTCGGGTGAAAACGACAGCTCCGATGAAGACTCAACTTCGAGTATGAGTCTCGACGAGGAATTATTTTTCGGCAATAGCAACAAACGATCCAGTGGAAATACTTCGAGACACGGTGGAAATAACGGTCAATCACTCAATGGCAATTATGG GGAAAATCGTCGGAATGATCGGCACAAACAAGACACGAACGTGTATAATCGAATGTCAAATCCGTCAAATTACACGTGGATGAACGAGCGTACCAGTGGTATGTCAAATCAGAACGAAAACCGCTATTACCAGAACGCCATGCAATCTCAAAATCAAGAAAACAACAACAATCGTCGAGATCGAGCAGAG TGTATGACTCAGTGTCTTTTTGACGAATTAAACATGGTCGATCAGCGAGGATTTCCTGAGCGTGGTTCGGTCATAGAAGTCATGACTCGAGAAATACAAGATCCAAGTCTACGTGATTTTATCGAGgaatcgatttccgaatgTTATCATTACTTGAAAGCTGATCCgaataatcgtgaaaaatgcACCTTCGCGAACAACCTCATGAACTGCTTTGCGGACAAAGGACGAGACGTGAGttgtagaaaaatgagaatcCATCTGTTCACAATAttcttttgttga